The following is a genomic window from Clostridium fungisolvens.
TATAAAAACTTTATTTATAAAAAGATATCATTAGGATATCAAACCTGAGGATAAAGCTTCAGCTTTTGATAATCCTTTACCTATTCCGCTTAGGATTTTAGTTGCTTTTCCTAGCCCACCGATAAGTATGCCAGCGACAAGTTTGTCATCTTTAAAGAATAATTTACTATACTGATCTTTAGGAACATTGTTAGCAACTTCTTCAAGTGATTCATCTGCGAAATCTACAGAGCCAGCAGAGAATACATGAGCTCCTAAAGCATTAAACATAACTGATGAAACAAATTTATTGAATGACTTACAGTTAGAAACTGCATTAGTTCCGGCTACCTTGCCCATTTCAATGGCGGCTGGCCAAGTGCCATACACTATACCATTAAGTTCTGCAACGTCTCCACAAGCATAGACAGAAGGTATATTTGTTTCCATATTGTCATTAACTAAGATACCTCTATTAATATCTACCCCTGCAAGTTTTGCTAATTCACAATGTGGTCTTACACCTACTGAAAATAGTAGAAGATCACAATTCATTATTTTTCCACTTGCTAGTTTAATTCCGGTCACAGTATTATTTTCAACAATAACTTCTTTGCAACATTCACCTAAGATAACATCTACTTCAGATTTATCAATTATATTCTTAAATAACTTTGAACCATCTTCATCTAACTGTCTAGGAAGCAATCTTGGTAAAAATTCTACTACAGTGACCTTAGTATCTTTTCTAGATATTTCATATGCGGCTTCTAAACCTAACAAACCACCACCGATAACTATTGCATTTTTAGAGTCTTTCAAAGCATTCTTAACTTCATAAGTGTCATTAAGATCCTTAATTGTATACACTCCATTAATCTTAGAATAGTTAAATGAATTTAGCTCGGTTAGCTTCTCTCCATTGGGTGATATAACTGATGTAGGGGGAATAAAGTTGTAACTTCCATTAGCAAGTATTAGCTTGTCATAACTTAATACTTCGCCATTATCCAACTTAATAACTTTATCGTCTGATATGATATCTGTAACTGTAACTCCAAGCAATTGCTTTATAGAATTTTCTTCATACCATTTTTCAGGAGCTATATAGAACTTTTCTTCAGGAATATCTTTAGTAATTAAATCTGATAATTGAGGTCTAAAATAGGATCTTACTTCCTCTTTAGAGACAATTGTAATCTCACCTTTTTTATTATTTTCTCTTATTGATTTAGCTGCATAGAAGCCAGCTGCACCATTACCTATAATAACATACTTGTCATTAGTTGCTTTAACAGATGTAGCAGTTTCTCTTTCAACTTCTATAAATTGATCGCTTCCAGCACCGCATACCGGGCAAATTTCAGGTGGTAATTCACTTTCGAATATTTCACCACATATAACACATTTCCAAAGTTTTAATTCACCAGTCGGGTCCTCGATTTTTTCTAATATTGATTTACTGTTTGGGTTGTATTCAGATTTTTTTTTTTCTAGAACCATTTCTCCAAAACCAACTCCAAATTCAAAAGCCTTTTGTAAGTCTTCTTCAGAAGGTTTGAAGTTTATTTTTAATCCTGGTCCGTAAATCTTCATCTTAAGTTCTTCTAATCTTGTTTCTATTCTTGGAACAGCTTCTCCACTCCATCCGTAGGATCCAAAGGCTGCTGCTACTTTGCCACCATGTATAACTGGGTTTAATTTTGATAGCACATCTCTAATAGGTTCTAATAATTCACTAACTATTGTAGGTGAACCAAATAAGATACCATCAGAATCACTAATATCAGCAACAATATCTTTCATATCATGATGAATTACATTGTATATTTTAATTTCATAAGCTCCAGTAGAATTAATACCTTCTGCTATCTTATGAGCTAGTTGTTCAGTATAACCATATGCTGAAACATATGATATAGTAATTTTTTTCTTGCCGTCTTCTCTTGGGGAAGCAGGTGTGCTCCATTCTTTATATAAATTAACGACATCCCATGCAGTTGTTCTTAGGACTGGACCATGACCTGTACAAATTGTGTCTATTTCAAGGTCTTTTATTTTTTCTATTGCTTTTAAAACATATGGCTTAAATGGTCCCATAATGCAATCATAATAGTATCTTAAAGATTCCATGTATCTATCATGATCTTCTGCAGGTACTAAGTCATCAAATACTCCTTCAAAGCAGAAATGACTTCCAAATGAATCACATGTTATTAATACTTTATCCTCTTTCACATAAGTGTATATGGAATCAGGCCAATGTAAGAATGGCGCAGATATAAATGTTAATGTTTTATTACCTAAACTTAGAGTATCTTTATCATTAACTACTATTGCCTCAAATTCTGTATTGGCGATCTTACGCATAAATTTTATAGCTGGAGCAGACCCAACTATTTTTGCATTAGGAGAAAGTTCTAATAATTTAGCTACTGATCCAGCATGATCAGGTTCTGTATGATCAACTACAATATAATCTATATTATTTATATCAACATTTAAACTTTTAAGTCTTGCTATATATTGATCGAAAAATTGGACTTTAACAGTTTCAAATATAGCCACTTTTTCACTACCTTTAACTACGTATGAGTTATAAGTTGTTCCGTTTGGAGTATACATTATAATATCAAAAATTCTTAAATCGGGATCTAAAGCCCCTACCCAATGAATATCGTTTTTAACTTCTAAAGAACGCATTAAGCTCACTCTCCTCAACTATCCATATTAATATACATATCTTATTAATTAATAATCATTATTTGTTATAAATATATTATACACTAATCATATCTTTTGTAAAGATAAAAATTTAACAATTTCTGCAATATATTTTCAATTTTATAAAGCTCAACTATCAATTAAATACAAGGTTATACCGCAAAAAGTTAGCTTAGTATATTAAACTTAAGGGTGCTATTATTGTGAATATTTAAATAAACTTATAATAATTTATAAGTTTATTTTGAAATTTATGCTGGATTTTAAGTTAGTATACGTATTTATATTTAGACAT
Proteins encoded in this region:
- a CDS encoding FAD-dependent oxidoreductase, translating into MRSLEVKNDIHWVGALDPDLRIFDIIMYTPNGTTYNSYVVKGSEKVAIFETVKVQFFDQYIARLKSLNVDINNIDYIVVDHTEPDHAGSVAKLLELSPNAKIVGSAPAIKFMRKIANTEFEAIVVNDKDTLSLGNKTLTFISAPFLHWPDSIYTYVKEDKVLITCDSFGSHFCFEGVFDDLVPAEDHDRYMESLRYYYDCIMGPFKPYVLKAIEKIKDLEIDTICTGHGPVLRTTAWDVVNLYKEWSTPASPREDGKKKITISYVSAYGYTEQLAHKIAEGINSTGAYEIKIYNVIHHDMKDIVADISDSDGILFGSPTIVSELLEPIRDVLSKLNPVIHGGKVAAAFGSYGWSGEAVPRIETRLEELKMKIYGPGLKINFKPSEEDLQKAFEFGVGFGEMVLEKKKSEYNPNSKSILEKIEDPTGELKLWKCVICGEIFESELPPEICPVCGAGSDQFIEVERETATSVKATNDKYVIIGNGAAGFYAAKSIRENNKKGEITIVSKEEVRSYFRPQLSDLITKDIPEEKFYIAPEKWYEENSIKQLLGVTVTDIISDDKVIKLDNGEVLSYDKLILANGSYNFIPPTSVISPNGEKLTELNSFNYSKINGVYTIKDLNDTYEVKNALKDSKNAIVIGGGLLGLEAAYEISRKDTKVTVVEFLPRLLPRQLDEDGSKLFKNIIDKSEVDVILGECCKEVIVENNTVTGIKLASGKIMNCDLLLFSVGVRPHCELAKLAGVDINRGILVNDNMETNIPSVYACGDVAELNGIVYGTWPAAIEMGKVAGTNAVSNCKSFNKFVSSVMFNALGAHVFSAGSVDFADESLEEVANNVPKDQYSKLFFKDDKLVAGILIGGLGKATKILSGIGKGLSKAEALSSGLIS